One part of the Bdellovibrio bacteriovorus genome encodes these proteins:
- a CDS encoding D-alanyl-D-alanine carboxypeptidase: MIPALAKKILHVTVGTLLISSAASAKVYLNSMCHMAANSKTQQIQGDDNKDDKFPLASISKVVTTLWAIDRLGPDYRFQTKLHVTPTANGSYDIHIEGSRDPLFGRNMSYFLLSELNRMKITKVEKLTFDENFLLAWLAEEKPMIGGTTPKYETVEQQASVVRATLVSSFATAINPGYYAILKSKASRIGVQMALRPKVDVRTVSFVKKADFQKSEKTTTMALLSSPLKNILKRMNNQSNNYIADNLFWNLGGTEAFNTYIANKMQADQTDIVFHNGSGNNEGSVAKPVYNEATCEMMIKVLYSLDKSLSAKGYDLSDVMAVAAKDKSSTVGNYGGVMAGSTTAKTGSVNKAKTLMGSVSTKNGEIYFAVLMHTDYDKSRSDWGVASQQIKNKVSQLINQNGGPTAIKYTEQLPLPFDKYSYLTKVNTITTAKK, encoded by the coding sequence ATGATTCCAGCTTTGGCCAAAAAAATACTGCACGTTACTGTTGGTACGCTTCTAATCAGTTCCGCCGCTTCTGCGAAGGTTTACTTGAATTCCATGTGCCATATGGCCGCCAATTCAAAAACCCAGCAGATCCAGGGTGATGACAACAAGGACGACAAATTCCCGCTGGCGTCCATCTCCAAAGTCGTAACCACATTATGGGCCATTGACCGCCTGGGTCCTGACTATCGCTTCCAAACCAAACTGCATGTCACACCGACAGCAAACGGTTCTTACGATATTCATATCGAAGGCAGCCGCGATCCGCTGTTTGGTCGCAACATGTCCTATTTCCTGCTTTCTGAACTGAACCGCATGAAGATCACCAAGGTCGAAAAGCTGACTTTCGATGAAAACTTCCTGCTGGCGTGGTTGGCGGAAGAAAAGCCGATGATTGGTGGAACGACACCTAAATATGAAACCGTTGAACAGCAGGCCTCTGTCGTGCGTGCGACTTTGGTGTCCTCTTTTGCAACAGCTATCAATCCGGGCTATTACGCAATTCTGAAATCCAAAGCGTCCCGCATTGGGGTGCAAATGGCCCTTCGCCCGAAGGTGGACGTGCGCACTGTCAGCTTCGTAAAAAAAGCTGATTTCCAGAAATCTGAAAAGACCACCACCATGGCTTTGTTGTCTTCACCCTTGAAAAACATCCTGAAGCGCATGAACAACCAGTCCAATAACTACATCGCTGACAATCTGTTCTGGAATCTGGGTGGCACTGAGGCTTTCAACACTTATATCGCCAACAAAATGCAGGCTGATCAAACCGATATCGTTTTCCACAACGGTTCCGGCAACAATGAAGGCTCGGTGGCAAAACCGGTTTATAACGAAGCGACTTGCGAAATGATGATCAAGGTTCTTTATTCCCTGGACAAATCCCTGTCTGCAAAAGGGTATGACCTTTCTGACGTCATGGCGGTTGCCGCTAAGGACAAATCCTCCACCGTCGGCAACTATGGCGGCGTGATGGCAGGTTCCACAACGGCAAAAACCGGCAGCGTGAACAAAGCCAAAACTCTGATGGGCTCTGTTTCCACCAAGAATGGCGAAATCTACTTCGCAGTTCTGATGCACACAGATTATGACAAGTCCCGCTCTGACTGGGGTGTGGCTTCTCAACAGATCAAAAACAAGGTCAGCCAGTTGATCAATCAAAATGGCGGCCCGACAGCGATCAAATACACTGAGCAACTGCCTTTGCCATTTGATAAATATTCTTACCTGACCAAAGTGAACACTATCACTACAGCGAAGAAATAG
- a CDS encoding sensor histidine kinase, with amino-acid sequence MTKSFIKPHIKTALAILWFAFTFSLVGWWWVYFLMKLSPENASLEQMRTSHRMFAWEGSILLAAILFGGIALVIFTYRDQKRHQRLRFFFSTFSHDIKTSIARLRLQAEVLEEDLNTTSHPVMKRLIQDIQRLDLQLENSLLLANLEAGQLLKEQVSLSDLLSSLRSEFSELTVELEREAKILGDRRALLSVLRNLLQNSVLHGKATTVKIRVRPHGEGRIELVIQDDGLGFKGILKKLGSEILMSQDVRSNGIGLLLTKRLLEKMNGDIWFESKENEGFKSHIEIEGTLP; translated from the coding sequence ATGACTAAATCCTTCATCAAACCCCATATCAAGACGGCATTGGCGATCCTGTGGTTCGCCTTTACCTTCTCGCTGGTGGGTTGGTGGTGGGTTTACTTCCTGATGAAACTCAGTCCTGAGAACGCTTCACTTGAACAGATGAGAACTTCTCACCGCATGTTTGCGTGGGAAGGTTCGATCCTGCTGGCGGCGATCCTGTTTGGCGGGATTGCTTTGGTGATTTTCACTTACCGCGATCAGAAGCGCCACCAGCGTCTGCGCTTCTTCTTTTCAACGTTCAGCCATGACATTAAAACCTCTATTGCCCGTCTGCGCCTGCAGGCCGAGGTGCTGGAAGAGGATTTGAACACAACATCCCACCCGGTGATGAAACGCCTGATTCAGGACATTCAGCGTCTGGATCTGCAACTTGAAAACTCCCTGCTGCTGGCAAATCTTGAGGCCGGTCAGCTCTTGAAAGAACAAGTGTCTTTAAGTGATCTTCTGTCCAGTCTGCGCAGTGAGTTCTCTGAACTTACTGTGGAGCTTGAACGTGAAGCCAAAATCCTGGGTGATCGCCGCGCCCTACTGAGTGTTCTGCGCAATCTTCTGCAGAATTCAGTCCTGCACGGCAAAGCCACCACGGTGAAGATCCGTGTGCGCCCGCATGGCGAAGGCCGCATCGAACTGGTCATCCAGGATGACGGATTGGGCTTTAAGGGTATTCTAAAAAAGCTAGGCTCTGAGATTCTGATGTCCCAGGATGTTCGCAGCAACGGCATTGGCCTGCTGCTGACAAAACGTCTTTTGGAAAAAATGAACGGCGACATCTGGTTTGAATCGAAGGAAAACGAAGGCTTCAAATCCCACATTGAAATTGAAGGGACTTTGCCATGA
- a CDS encoding protoporphyrinogen/coproporphyrinogen oxidase: MKTVNVIGAGFAGLTVSLRLAQKGFQVELYESSDRVGGLLGTDQTPYGIAERAANALIRTEKAEGLFAELGITPSYPLETSKKRFLFRNTPKAWPLSFLETLALMGRVLPRVLTGGKKALRPQAGETLLNWGERKIGKAPTRFLLGPAMQGIYGNEITHLSASLILGPLFSGNKRSKYKGLLTGPGGMQDLVDHLHTRLQELGVKIHLNSQVSLESLQGPVVVATSARAATQLLAKKHPDFSKVLGNIQMSSLMSVTLFFAKPQEKYKGFGCLIPRGFDLKTLGVLMNSYIFKDRDKTYNETWILGGQQEEALLDLSDGDLLKLLAEERFRILGQKDTLLEYRINRWKKALPFYDLNLENALADLAEVPEPQGLYLHGNYLSGIGLSKILERSDLIAEKIASAHG; encoded by the coding sequence ATGAAAACAGTGAATGTGATCGGCGCGGGCTTTGCGGGACTGACAGTGTCCCTGAGGCTCGCCCAAAAAGGCTTTCAGGTAGAACTTTATGAATCCTCGGACCGTGTCGGAGGATTACTGGGTACTGACCAGACACCTTACGGAATTGCCGAACGTGCCGCCAATGCCCTGATCCGCACTGAAAAAGCCGAAGGCCTTTTTGCGGAACTCGGCATTACTCCCAGCTATCCGCTGGAAACATCAAAAAAACGCTTCCTCTTCCGCAACACTCCGAAAGCGTGGCCGCTGTCCTTCCTTGAGACCCTGGCCCTGATGGGCCGGGTGCTTCCGCGCGTTTTGACCGGGGGTAAAAAAGCCCTGCGCCCTCAGGCCGGCGAAACCCTGCTGAACTGGGGCGAGCGCAAAATCGGAAAGGCGCCAACCAGATTTTTGCTGGGACCTGCGATGCAGGGAATCTATGGCAACGAGATCACACATCTAAGTGCCAGTCTGATTCTGGGCCCGCTGTTTTCCGGGAACAAACGCAGCAAGTACAAAGGTCTTCTGACCGGCCCGGGCGGCATGCAGGATCTGGTCGATCACCTGCATACCCGTTTGCAGGAACTGGGCGTGAAGATTCACCTGAATTCTCAGGTAAGCCTTGAGTCCCTGCAAGGTCCGGTGGTGGTCGCCACTTCCGCCAGGGCTGCAACCCAGTTGCTGGCCAAAAAACACCCTGATTTTTCCAAGGTTCTTGGCAACATTCAGATGTCTTCACTGATGAGTGTGACGTTGTTCTTCGCCAAGCCCCAAGAGAAATACAAAGGCTTCGGCTGCCTGATCCCTCGTGGATTTGACCTGAAGACTTTGGGGGTTCTGATGAATTCCTATATCTTTAAGGACCGCGACAAAACTTACAATGAAACCTGGATTCTGGGTGGGCAGCAGGAAGAAGCTTTGCTGGATCTTTCTGACGGTGATCTTTTGAAGCTTCTGGCGGAAGAACGCTTCCGTATTCTGGGTCAGAAAGACACCCTGCTGGAATATCGTATCAACCGCTGGAAAAAGGCTTTGCCGTTTTATGATCTGAACCTGGAAAATGCTCTGGCGGATCTGGCTGAAGTGCCGGAACCACAAGGTTTGTACTTGCATGGCAATTACCTGAGCGGCATTGGTTTAAGCAAAATTCTGGAACGCAGCGATTTGATCGCTGAAAAGATTGCGAGCGCACATGGCTAA
- a CDS encoding response regulator transcription factor, translating to MRKILLVEDDISLGETLNERLKRDYEVSWAKSLSEAWSLFSKTKDYDLAILDVGLPDGSGFELAAKLKATAPILFLFLTAQADAESRLQGFELGAEEYIPKPFHLKELLIRVKHVLDAHAPTRELQLDSCVVNFTQMSVTKKTGQIEYPPVTDLKILQLLIEKSPRVLSRDEIMNEIWGVDKNPSHRTIDNIIVRLRQLLGDDGEKHIRSVRGVGYQWSTEEAT from the coding sequence ATGAGAAAAATCCTTCTGGTGGAAGATGATATCTCTTTGGGCGAAACCCTGAATGAACGCCTGAAAAGGGACTATGAAGTTTCCTGGGCGAAATCCCTGAGCGAGGCCTGGTCCCTGTTTTCAAAAACCAAGGACTATGACCTGGCAATTCTGGATGTGGGCCTGCCGGACGGCAGCGGTTTTGAACTTGCGGCGAAACTAAAAGCCACCGCTCCCATTTTGTTCCTGTTCCTGACGGCGCAAGCCGATGCGGAATCCCGCCTGCAGGGGTTTGAGCTGGGCGCGGAAGAATACATCCCCAAGCCTTTCCATTTGAAAGAGCTTTTGATTCGCGTAAAGCATGTGCTGGATGCCCATGCCCCGACCCGCGAACTGCAACTGGATTCCTGCGTGGTGAACTTCACGCAGATGTCCGTGACCAAGAAAACCGGACAGATTGAATATCCGCCGGTGACGGATCTGAAGATCCTGCAGCTTTTGATTGAGAAATCACCACGGGTACTAAGCCGTGATGAAATTATGAACGAAATCTGGGGCGTTGATAAAAACCCCAGCCATCGCACTATCGACAATATTATCGTACGCCTGCGCCAGCTTTTGGGCGATGACGGAGAAAAACACATCCGTTCTGTTCGCGGCGTCGGCTATCAATGGTCCACTGAGGAGGCAACATGA
- the hemN gene encoding oxygen-independent coproporphyrinogen III oxidase, which produces MMKDLLAKYDVPVPRYTSYPTVPYWETNPTTDQWVQHLRATLKEGTGGWSLYLHIPFCESLCTFCGCNNIITKDHKRETPYVDMVLKEWQLYLDQVPELLEKPLKHIHLGGGTPTFLSADALTQLLKPILSRVKIDTNDFEGSIEVDPRRTNAAQLKALRELGFNRVSMGVQDFHPEVQRLVNRIQPLEITQKLTQDARDMGYTSVNFDLIYGLARQTPESITETAKATVALRPDRIALYSFALVPWIKPAQRLFKDEDLPKASEKRRLYEIARGILIEGGYVEVGMDHFALPTDNLCIAMKEKRLHRNFMGYTDQRTDVLLGMGVSSISETPFSFHQNEKVLPLYEAALNEGRLPTLRGHILTEEDKIRREQILNLMTNFEVSFVNEAQENQSKEFLAEMIKDELVEIKDHKLMVNEAGRPFLRNACAFFDERLKTKQPQTKIFSQSI; this is translated from the coding sequence ATGATGAAAGATCTATTGGCGAAATACGACGTACCAGTTCCCCGCTACACTTCTTATCCGACTGTGCCGTACTGGGAAACCAATCCCACGACGGATCAATGGGTGCAGCATCTGCGCGCCACTTTGAAAGAAGGCACTGGGGGCTGGTCCCTGTACTTGCATATTCCTTTCTGTGAAAGTCTTTGTACTTTCTGCGGCTGCAACAACATCATCACCAAAGACCACAAGCGTGAAACACCGTATGTGGATATGGTTTTGAAAGAATGGCAGTTGTATCTGGATCAGGTTCCTGAGCTTTTGGAAAAACCCCTGAAGCACATCCACTTGGGTGGCGGCACGCCGACCTTCCTTTCCGCAGATGCTTTGACTCAGCTTTTGAAACCGATTCTTTCCCGCGTGAAAATCGACACAAACGATTTTGAAGGCTCCATCGAAGTGGATCCTCGCCGCACCAATGCCGCTCAGTTGAAAGCTTTGCGCGAGCTGGGCTTCAACCGTGTCAGTATGGGTGTTCAGGATTTCCATCCGGAAGTGCAGCGCCTGGTGAATCGTATTCAGCCTTTGGAAATCACCCAGAAGCTGACTCAGGACGCGCGCGACATGGGTTACACTTCCGTGAACTTTGACTTGATCTATGGTTTGGCTCGCCAGACTCCGGAATCCATCACCGAAACGGCGAAAGCGACCGTGGCTTTGCGCCCGGACCGTATTGCTTTGTACAGCTTTGCTCTGGTTCCTTGGATCAAACCGGCTCAGCGCCTGTTTAAAGACGAGGATCTGCCAAAAGCTTCTGAAAAGCGCAGATTGTATGAAATCGCCCGTGGCATCCTGATCGAAGGCGGTTATGTGGAAGTGGGCATGGATCACTTTGCCCTTCCGACGGACAATCTTTGCATTGCGATGAAAGAAAAGCGCCTGCACAGGAACTTTATGGGTTACACCGATCAGCGCACGGATGTGTTGCTGGGCATGGGTGTTTCTTCGATCTCTGAAACTCCGTTTAGCTTCCATCAGAACGAAAAGGTGCTGCCGCTTTACGAGGCCGCTTTGAATGAAGGCCGCCTGCCAACTTTGCGCGGCCACATCCTAACCGAAGAAGACAAAATCCGTCGTGAACAGATCTTGAATCTGATGACGAACTTTGAGGTGTCATTCGTCAATGAAGCTCAGGAAAATCAATCCAAGGAATTCCTGGCTGAAATGATCAAAGACGAACTGGTTGAAATCAAGGATCACAAGCTGATGGTGAACGAAGCCGGTCGCCCGTTCCTGAGAAATGCCTGTGCATTTTTTGATGAGCGCTTGAAAACCAAACAACCACAGACCAAAATCTTCTCTCAATCCATATGA
- a CDS encoding uroporphyrinogen decarboxylase family protein has translation MNTLFHNALKRTPQAVPPIWFMRQAGRYHKHYQGMRANHSFDQLCKRADLAAEVARGPVAEFDFDVSILFSDILYPLEALGMGLEYTDHGPQLGFKLTPETIGTLGGVEEAVKFMHFQKEAVQATRAVLPSNKSLIGFVGGPWTLFVYAVEGSHAGSLIQSKKLAPMFPQFLEKMYPLLKENIRLQLEGGVEIVMIFDTAAGEVSPLFFQEWIQPVLTRLSQDYPGKIGYYSKGTQAVFFNDAFRALPWAGQGFDHRNYLPDCFNIQNKGFVQGNFDQSLLFMDDADFKKAMHTYLAPMKNMSKEQRAGWVSGLGHGVLPKTPEKNVKLFVDTVREVLS, from the coding sequence ATGAACACTTTATTCCACAACGCACTTAAAAGAACTCCTCAGGCTGTCCCACCGATCTGGTTCATGCGCCAGGCAGGCCGCTATCACAAACACTATCAGGGCATGCGCGCCAATCACTCCTTTGACCAGCTTTGCAAACGCGCGGATCTGGCGGCAGAAGTGGCTCGTGGTCCCGTGGCGGAATTTGATTTCGACGTATCCATCCTTTTTAGCGACATCCTGTATCCACTGGAAGCTCTGGGCATGGGCCTTGAGTACACGGATCACGGCCCGCAACTGGGTTTCAAACTGACTCCGGAAACCATCGGCACCTTGGGTGGCGTGGAAGAAGCTGTCAAATTCATGCACTTCCAAAAAGAAGCGGTCCAGGCGACTCGCGCAGTTCTGCCTTCCAATAAAAGTCTGATTGGCTTTGTGGGCGGTCCTTGGACTTTGTTCGTTTACGCGGTGGAAGGTTCTCACGCGGGTTCCTTGATCCAGTCCAAGAAACTGGCTCCGATGTTCCCGCAGTTCCTGGAAAAAATGTATCCGCTGCTAAAAGAAAACATCCGCCTGCAACTGGAAGGTGGCGTAGAGATCGTGATGATCTTCGACACCGCTGCCGGTGAAGTTTCACCTCTGTTCTTCCAGGAATGGATCCAGCCGGTACTGACCCGTCTGTCCCAGGACTATCCGGGCAAGATCGGCTACTATTCCAAGGGAACCCAGGCGGTGTTCTTCAATGACGCCTTCAGAGCACTGCCATGGGCAGGTCAGGGCTTCGACCATAGAAATTATCTTCCGGATTGCTTCAACATCCAGAACAAAGGCTTCGTTCAGGGCAACTTCGACCAAAGCTTGCTGTTCATGGATGATGCTGATTTTAAAAAAGCGATGCACACCTACCTTGCGCCCATGAAGAACATGAGCAAAGAACAGCGCGCCGGCTGGGTGAGCGGTCTGGGTCACGGTGTTTTGCCGAAAACTCCTGAAAAGAACGTGAAACTGTTCGTAGATACTGTTCGCGAGGTGCTGTCATGA
- a CDS encoding LrgB family protein, which yields MIELGALIMTLGFYLASRRISAWGRDNPLLSPPVISMFAIIAVLLIAKIPYRDYFQAVRPIHFMLGPATVALALPLYNQLDRLRRVLVPLMVALVMGSAVGILSAVFIGAFMGLPHEVLLALAPKSVTTPIAMGIAEKIGGAPSLATVFVMITGIVGALVATTVMKLVRVKDPVVKGFAMGLAAHGLGTVRAFQIGEMAGAFAGLAMALNGLMTAIIVPLILSLIP from the coding sequence ATGATTGAGTTAGGCGCCTTGATCATGACCCTGGGGTTTTATCTGGCATCCCGTCGTATCAGTGCGTGGGGGAGGGACAATCCTCTGTTAAGTCCTCCGGTGATTTCGATGTTTGCGATCATCGCGGTTTTACTGATCGCGAAGATCCCTTATCGCGATTACTTCCAGGCCGTGCGCCCGATTCACTTTATGCTGGGACCGGCGACGGTGGCGTTGGCTTTGCCGTTGTATAACCAACTGGATCGTCTGCGCCGGGTGCTGGTTCCGTTGATGGTGGCTTTGGTGATGGGCTCGGCGGTGGGAATTCTCAGTGCTGTGTTCATCGGGGCCTTCATGGGACTGCCGCACGAGGTGCTTTTGGCGCTGGCTCCGAAATCTGTGACCACACCAATTGCCATGGGCATTGCCGAAAAAATCGGTGGGGCTCCTTCGCTGGCGACCGTCTTTGTGATGATCACGGGGATTGTTGGTGCGCTGGTGGCCACCACCGTGATGAAGCTTGTGCGGGTGAAAGATCCGGTGGTGAAGGGTTTTGCGATGGGACTTGCCGCCCATGGACTGGGAACCGTGCGGGCCTTTCAGATCGGCGAGATGGCCGGGGCCTTTGCGGGGCTTGCGATGGCGCTCAACGGTTTGATGACCGCCATCATTGTGCCTTTGATACTTTCGTTGATTCCTTAA
- a CDS encoding ankyrin repeat domain-containing protein produces the protein MKKSYLLAALIFFLAGLLHGTAFAAGKSNKALNEAAEQGDLAKVKTLVQKNKIDLNAQDETGMTPLMNAAMGGNLDIVKFLLSKKVNLELKNNGGETALAFAVTNDAYDVAEELIKAGANVDITVAGDEGDTLFMRAAQNNKKTAESILAKNKSLINKANSLGETALFAVARYGTPADIDFLVKKGADLKVKNKKGQTALDVAKEASNQDTAKALSKKK, from the coding sequence ATGAAAAAGTCTTATTTGCTGGCGGCATTGATTTTCTTCCTTGCGGGCCTTCTTCACGGAACGGCTTTCGCGGCGGGAAAATCCAATAAAGCCCTGAACGAGGCTGCGGAACAAGGTGACCTGGCGAAAGTTAAAACTCTGGTTCAGAAAAACAAGATCGATCTGAATGCCCAGGATGAAACCGGTATGACCCCGCTGATGAATGCGGCGATGGGTGGAAATCTGGATATCGTGAAGTTCCTGCTTTCCAAAAAAGTGAATCTGGAACTAAAAAACAATGGCGGCGAAACCGCTTTGGCTTTTGCGGTGACCAACGATGCCTACGACGTGGCTGAAGAGCTGATCAAAGCCGGCGCCAACGTGGACATCACCGTGGCGGGCGACGAAGGCGACACCCTGTTCATGCGTGCAGCCCAGAACAATAAAAAAACGGCAGAATCCATTCTGGCGAAAAACAAATCCCTGATCAACAAAGCCAACTCTCTGGGTGAGACGGCCTTGTTTGCGGTGGCTCGCTACGGAACTCCGGCAGACATCGACTTCCTGGTTAAAAAAGGTGCTGACCTGAAAGTGAAAAACAAAAAAGGTCAGACGGCTCTGGATGTGGCAAAAGAAGC
- the hemL gene encoding glutamate-1-semialdehyde 2,1-aminomutase translates to MHKVTSEELFQRALKVAPGGVHSPVRSFKGLDRAPVFFKKAEGAFLTSVEDKKYIDFCQSFGPLILGHLDAEVKEEVHRMVDTAWTFGATEIYSLELAEWITSTLPFMEKLRFVSSGTEAVMSALRVARAATGRTKILKFEGCYHGHVDNLLVKAGSGLAGTAASSSAGIPAEVAAHTVVAPLDDEAKLAEVFAAQGKDIAAVIIEPLPANYGLLVQRPEFLKKVAELCEKNGSLLIFDEVISGFRVGLGGMVEQTGIRPDLVTYGKIIGGGFPVGCYGGKAELMNMVAPSGDVYQAGTLSANPVGMRAGLTTLKKMQRVDGWNVLEQRTKKFADAIRVGFAKKGVNLEVSQVASLFWIHGPTANPIRSIDQIPANQGGNFKNLFLKSLDKGVYLAPNAYEVGFVSLAHSDELLEQAAQIIVDAAE, encoded by the coding sequence ATGCACAAAGTAACTTCTGAAGAACTTTTCCAACGCGCTTTGAAAGTCGCTCCAGGCGGAGTTCACTCCCCGGTTCGTTCTTTCAAGGGTCTTGACCGTGCTCCTGTCTTCTTCAAAAAAGCTGAAGGCGCTTTCCTGACTTCCGTTGAAGACAAAAAATACATCGACTTCTGCCAAAGCTTTGGCCCGCTGATCCTGGGTCATCTGGATGCTGAAGTGAAAGAGGAAGTTCACCGCATGGTGGACACCGCATGGACTTTCGGTGCCACTGAAATTTATTCTTTGGAACTGGCTGAATGGATCACCAGCACTTTGCCGTTCATGGAAAAGCTGCGCTTTGTATCTTCCGGCACTGAAGCCGTGATGAGTGCTTTGCGTGTGGCGCGTGCGGCAACAGGTCGTACAAAAATTTTGAAATTTGAAGGCTGCTATCACGGTCACGTTGACAACCTGCTGGTCAAAGCAGGCAGTGGCCTGGCGGGCACCGCGGCTTCTTCCAGCGCGGGCATCCCGGCGGAAGTGGCGGCTCACACTGTGGTGGCTCCGTTGGATGACGAAGCTAAATTGGCTGAAGTGTTTGCGGCTCAAGGCAAAGACATTGCCGCTGTGATCATCGAACCACTTCCAGCCAACTATGGCCTTTTGGTTCAGCGTCCCGAATTCCTGAAAAAAGTCGCAGAGCTTTGCGAAAAGAACGGCAGTCTGTTGATTTTCGATGAAGTGATCTCGGGCTTCCGCGTGGGCTTGGGTGGCATGGTTGAACAAACTGGCATCCGTCCGGACCTTGTGACTTACGGTAAAATCATCGGCGGCGGCTTCCCTGTGGGTTGCTATGGCGGTAAAGCGGAACTGATGAACATGGTGGCCCCTAGTGGTGACGTTTACCAGGCCGGCACTTTGAGCGCAAACCCGGTGGGCATGCGCGCAGGTCTGACCACACTTAAGAAAATGCAGCGTGTGGACGGCTGGAACGTGCTTGAGCAAAGAACCAAAAAATTCGCTGATGCCATCCGTGTTGGTTTTGCGAAAAAAGGTGTGAACCTTGAAGTCAGCCAAGTGGCGTCCCTGTTCTGGATCCACGGCCCGACCGCAAACCCAATCCGCTCCATCGACCAGATCCCGGCAAATCAGGGCGGCAACTTCAAGAACCTGTTCCTGAAGTCCTTGGACAAAGGTGTTTACCTTGCACCAAATGCTTACGAAGTAGGTTTCGTTTCTTTGGCTCACTCTGATGAGCTTTTGGAACAGGCAGCACAGATTATCGTGGATGCGGCGGAGTAA
- the hemH gene encoding ferrochelatase — translation MAKKGLLLINIGSPRSYEVPDVKKYLTEFLMDEEVINLPFVLRWPLVNLLIVPRRAPFSAENYKKVWMKEGSPIAVYTRRFAELLQQELKDGFVVKVGLQYSEPSVESALKELQQAGVDEILIAPMFPQYAEATNGSSFKLAEKTAKKLHLTTPLRRLPAFFDDASFIGTSVKLTEETLQDKKVDHYLFSFHGLPESHVRRIPGCLTTEDCCFEKNACAKNCYRAQCFATATAIAESLNLAPSHWSVAFQSRLGRGEWLKPATDHSLEVLAKTGKKNIAVICPSFVADCIETLEEIGIGGQETFHEHGGDQYYLVPCVNDNPKWVQGFADLVKSL, via the coding sequence ATGGCTAAAAAAGGACTTCTGTTAATCAATATTGGCAGCCCCCGCTCTTACGAAGTGCCGGACGTAAAAAAGTATCTGACCGAGTTTTTGATGGATGAAGAGGTCATCAATCTGCCCTTCGTTCTGCGCTGGCCTCTGGTGAATCTTTTAATCGTTCCCCGTCGCGCGCCCTTCTCGGCTGAAAACTACAAAAAAGTGTGGATGAAGGAAGGTTCTCCGATTGCCGTGTACACACGTCGATTTGCCGAACTTTTGCAGCAGGAACTCAAAGACGGTTTCGTCGTGAAAGTGGGTCTGCAGTACAGTGAACCGTCCGTGGAATCAGCCCTGAAGGAACTGCAGCAAGCCGGTGTTGATGAAATCCTGATTGCCCCTATGTTCCCTCAGTATGCTGAAGCCACCAATGGAAGCTCATTCAAACTGGCAGAGAAAACAGCCAAGAAACTTCACCTGACGACTCCTCTGCGCCGTCTGCCGGCTTTTTTCGATGATGCTTCTTTCATTGGAACCTCGGTGAAACTGACCGAAGAAACCCTGCAGGACAAAAAGGTCGATCACTATCTGTTTTCATTCCACGGTCTGCCTGAAAGCCATGTGCGAAGAATTCCCGGCTGCCTGACCACCGAAGACTGCTGTTTTGAAAAAAACGCCTGCGCCAAGAACTGCTATCGCGCCCAGTGCTTTGCCACTGCGACGGCGATTGCAGAATCTCTGAATCTGGCTCCAAGTCACTGGAGTGTGGCCTTCCAGTCCCGTCTGGGACGTGGAGAATGGCTGAAACCTGCCACCGATCACAGTCTGGAAGTACTGGCCAAAACCGGCAAAAAAAATATCGCCGTGATTTGCCCGTCCTTTGTGGCTGACTGTATCGAGACTTTGGAAGAAATCGGAATCGGCGGACAAGAGACCTTCCACGAACACGGCGGCGACCAGTACTATCTGGTCCCCTGCGTGAACGACAACCCGAAATGGGTTCAGGGCTTTGCCGATCTGGTGAAGAGCCTTTAA
- a CDS encoding CidA/LrgA family protein, whose amino-acid sequence MIQAFLILLIFQLLGEVVVHLFRLFIPGPVLGMVFFFIALLVRPSLKDKVEILSRSITAHLALFFVPAGVGVVEYFDLFGKFGVGMVVTVLISTVITLGMTAFVFHQLMKVGTKESP is encoded by the coding sequence ATGATTCAGGCTTTTTTGATTCTGCTGATTTTTCAGTTGTTGGGAGAGGTTGTGGTTCACCTTTTCCGATTATTTATCCCCGGCCCGGTGCTGGGTATGGTCTTCTTCTTTATAGCCCTGTTGGTGCGCCCTTCTTTAAAAGACAAGGTGGAAATCTTGAGCCGTTCCATCACGGCTCATCTGGCCTTGTTCTTTGTTCCGGCTGGGGTCGGAGTTGTTGAGTATTTCGATCTGTTTGGAAAATTCGGCGTGGGTATGGTGGTGACGGTTTTGATCAGTACCGTCATTACTTTGGGGATGACGGCCTTCGTGTTTCATCAACTGATGAAAGTCGGCACCAAGGAGTCCCCATGA